One segment of Pseudanabaena sp. FACHB-2040 DNA contains the following:
- a CDS encoding DUF751 family protein — protein sequence MKEFFENVIRYPRYLISFTLGILFNAIQPLVPLLQRPTTAVALIGALVAGFLFLTFTLRAMLGLNIA from the coding sequence ATGAAAGAATTTTTTGAAAACGTCATTCGCTATCCGCGCTACCTCATCTCGTTCACGCTGGGGATTCTCTTCAACGCAATTCAGCCCCTTGTTCCTCTGCTGCAGCGGCCTACGACGGCAGTTGCGCTGATTGGAGCCTTGGTGGCAGGATTTTTATTTCTCACCTTTACCCTGCGGGCAATGCTGGGCCTCAACATTGCTTAA
- a CDS encoding TIGR02588 family protein yields MKPISQTKSPRRQRPLHISAEVVTFAIASLIVAILVGLVLFIWATQSNEDPILAVNRNGDVHAERGYYYVPFSVTNVGGGTAEAVEVVAELRRNGEIEEEGQQQIDFLSSQEEQEGVFIFEHDPGQGELTLRASGYRLP; encoded by the coding sequence ATGAAACCTATTTCCCAAACAAAATCACCCCGTCGCCAGCGACCGCTGCACATCTCTGCAGAAGTCGTGACGTTTGCGATCGCTTCTCTCATCGTTGCCATTCTAGTGGGCCTAGTGCTCTTTATCTGGGCTACCCAGAGCAACGAAGACCCCATTCTCGCCGTCAACCGCAACGGCGACGTCCACGCCGAACGGGGCTATTACTACGTGCCCTTTAGCGTCACCAACGTCGGGGGTGGCACTGCAGAAGCCGTAGAAGTTGTGGCCGAGCTGCGCCGCAACGGCGAAATCGAAGAAGAAGGCCAGCAGCAGATCGACTTCCTCTCCAGCCAGGAAGAACAGGAGGGCGTCTTTATCTTCGAGCACGACCCAGGGCAGGGGGAGCTGACTCTGCGGGCGTCGGGGTATCGGTTGCCATAA
- a CDS encoding DNA adenine methylase, with product MVIAALSTQTWPRPFLKWAGGKGRLLEQYYPYFPKSFDTYYEPFLGGGAIFFHLTGRFRTAVLADINPELVNVYQCVRNQVEDLIALLQEHRQQHSQTHYYAVRSQTELSCSVQRAARLIYLNKTCYNGLYRENSKGHFNVPMGRYKKPAICDPDLLRSAALALQSAHIRQASFDFVLQRATSRYDLVYFDPPYYPISATSNFTGYSRYGFTTADQEQLSQVFATLAERGVQVMLSNSDCPFIRDLYAGFNIHTIQATRAINSKACRRGKITELLITSY from the coding sequence ATGGTGATTGCTGCCCTCTCGACTCAGACCTGGCCCCGTCCCTTCCTTAAGTGGGCAGGCGGTAAAGGGCGGCTTTTAGAGCAGTACTACCCCTACTTTCCCAAGTCGTTTGATACCTATTACGAGCCTTTCTTAGGGGGAGGCGCAATTTTCTTCCACCTGACGGGCCGTTTTCGCACCGCCGTTTTGGCCGATATCAATCCTGAATTGGTCAATGTCTATCAGTGTGTGCGCAACCAGGTAGAAGACCTGATTGCGCTACTCCAGGAACACAGGCAGCAGCACAGCCAAACGCATTACTATGCAGTGCGATCGCAAACCGAGTTAAGTTGCTCGGTGCAGCGCGCCGCCCGACTAATTTATTTAAACAAAACTTGCTACAACGGCCTATATCGGGAAAACTCCAAGGGGCACTTTAATGTGCCGATGGGTCGCTACAAAAAACCAGCAATTTGTGACCCAGACCTGCTCAGATCGGCAGCTTTGGCCCTACAGTCAGCCCATATAAGGCAGGCATCTTTTGACTTCGTTTTACAGCGAGCCACCAGCCGCTACGACCTTGTCTACTTCGACCCTCCCTACTATCCCATCAGCGCCACCAGCAACTTTACAGGCTACAGTCGCTACGGCTTCACCACAGCCGACCAAGAGCAGCTTAGCCAGGTGTTTGCTACCCTAGCCGAGCGCGGTGTCCAGGTGATGCTCTCCAATTCCGACTGTCCCTTCATTCGAGACCTTTACGCCGGATTTAACATCCACACGATCCAGGCCACTAGAGCGATTAACTCTAAAGCTTGTCGTCGGGGGAAGATTACGGAGCTGTTGATTACTTCCTATTAA
- the rbfA gene encoding 30S ribosome-binding factor RbfA, with protein sequence MPNDRRMARVASLIKREVSQMLVDGIKDDRVGAGMVSVTDVDVSGDLQHAKIFVSIYGTDEARAETMEGLGAATGFVRSEIGKRIRLRRTPEILFKEDRSVERGTQVLSLLNQLSQERAEKGDPDLESDAENGLQDSGGTEEDLFLSEEE encoded by the coding sequence ATGCCTAATGACCGTCGGATGGCGCGAGTAGCGTCACTGATCAAACGGGAAGTAAGCCAAATGCTGGTAGACGGCATCAAAGATGACCGGGTAGGGGCAGGGATGGTCAGCGTCACCGACGTAGATGTTTCGGGCGATCTGCAGCACGCCAAGATCTTTGTCAGTATCTACGGCACTGATGAGGCCCGAGCCGAGACGATGGAGGGGCTTGGTGCGGCAACGGGCTTTGTGCGCAGTGAGATAGGCAAGCGCATTCGTCTGCGCCGTACGCCTGAAATCTTGTTTAAGGAAGACCGCTCGGTAGAACGCGGCACCCAAGTGCTGTCGCTGCTAAATCAGCTGAGCCAAGAGCGGGCTGAAAAGGGCGATCCAGACCTGGAGAGCGATGCTGAAAACGGCCTACAAGACAGCGGCGGCACAGAAGAGGACTTGTTCCTGAGCGAGGAAGAGTAG